One window from the genome of Mucilaginibacter ginsenosidivorans encodes:
- a CDS encoding nuclear transport factor 2 family protein — MITREQALAFAHDWVEAWNAHDLSRVLEHYEEDFEMSSPVMIQLGESETGTLKGKDKVGAYWKNAMVKYPDLHFKLIEVLSSVNSIVIYYHTINNKLSAEFFMFNEKGKVYKAIGHYN; from the coding sequence ATGATAACACGGGAACAGGCATTAGCATTTGCACACGACTGGGTTGAAGCGTGGAACGCGCACGATCTTTCGAGGGTTTTGGAACATTACGAAGAGGATTTTGAGATGAGCAGCCCTGTAATGATACAACTTGGCGAAAGTGAAACAGGGACTTTAAAGGGTAAGGACAAAGTTGGCGCCTATTGGAAAAACGCGATGGTTAAATACCCCGACCTGCATTTTAAGCTGATCGAGGTTCTTTCGAGTGTAAATAGCATTGTAATTTATTACCACACCATCAACAATAAGTTAAGTGCGGAATTTTTTATGTTCAATGAAAAAGGTAAGGTTTATAAAGCTATAGGGCATTATAATTAA
- a CDS encoding zinc-binding alcohol dehydrogenase family protein — protein sequence MNTLVCTQPGNFEYRTAPEPVLTPGNTIIKIKRTGICGTDLHAFEGTQPYFEYPRILGHELAGEIIETDNAPGFGKGEAVTIIPYFNCGSCVACRSGKPNCCVNLKVCGVHIDGGMAEYLSVPSYSLVHSNALSYDELPLVEPLAIGAHGISRANVRPGEFVLVIGAGPIGLGAMEFARVAGAKVIAMDVNTSRLAFCKDKLKVDHIVNALSENVIGQVREITLGDMPGVVIDATGSQRAINNAFQYMAHGGRYVLIGLQKGEISFSHPEFHKREGTLMSSRNATRADFELVMNALKNKQVDPLTYITHRAKFEQVKDEFPNWFKVETGVIKAMVEM from the coding sequence ATGAATACACTTGTTTGCACGCAACCCGGAAATTTTGAATACCGGACCGCGCCGGAACCTGTTTTAACACCCGGCAATACCATTATCAAAATAAAACGCACCGGCATTTGCGGTACCGACCTGCATGCTTTTGAAGGCACGCAGCCTTATTTTGAATACCCCCGCATTTTGGGACATGAACTGGCAGGGGAGATTATTGAAACTGACAACGCCCCCGGGTTCGGGAAGGGCGAAGCAGTAACCATCATCCCCTACTTCAACTGTGGCAGTTGCGTTGCGTGCCGGTCGGGTAAGCCTAATTGTTGTGTGAACCTGAAGGTTTGCGGAGTGCATATTGATGGCGGCATGGCCGAATACCTGTCTGTCCCATCCTATTCGCTTGTCCATAGTAACGCCCTCAGCTATGATGAGCTGCCGCTGGTAGAGCCGCTGGCTATCGGCGCCCACGGTATCAGCAGGGCGAATGTTCGCCCCGGCGAGTTTGTATTGGTCATCGGCGCTGGGCCAATAGGCCTGGGGGCTATGGAATTTGCCCGCGTTGCCGGTGCGAAAGTTATCGCAATGGATGTCAATACATCGCGTTTGGCGTTTTGCAAAGACAAATTAAAAGTCGACCATATCGTAAACGCACTTTCAGAAAATGTTATCGGGCAGGTTAGGGAGATAACGCTTGGCGATATGCCCGGCGTAGTAATCGATGCGACAGGCAGTCAAAGGGCTATCAATAACGCCTTTCAATACATGGCCCACGGTGGCAGATACGTTTTAATAGGGCTACAAAAAGGAGAGATCAGTTTCAGTCACCCCGAATTTCATAAACGCGAAGGAACATTAATGAGCAGTCGCAATGCTACCCGTGCTGATTTCGAACTGGTGATGAATGCTCTTAAAAACAAACAGGTTGACCCACTAACCTATATTACCCACCGGGCAAAATTTGAGCAGGTGAAGGACGAGTTTCCTAATTGGTTTAAGGTGGAAACAGGGGTTATTAAAGCGATGGTGGAGATGTGA
- a CDS encoding type II toxin-antitoxin system RelE/ParE family toxin — protein sequence MSLTVVFTEEATEILLYITNFIESGWGAKAASKFLKKAYKTIDLVAKNPYMFKASAIKTDIRVGSITKQTSFFYEIQENELIILFFWDNRQEPIFNG from the coding sequence ATGAGCTTAACTGTCGTTTTCACAGAAGAAGCTACCGAAATACTTTTATACATAACTAATTTTATTGAGAGCGGATGGGGTGCAAAGGCGGCCAGTAAGTTTTTAAAAAAGGCTTATAAAACTATTGATCTTGTTGCTAAAAATCCTTATATGTTTAAAGCATCTGCGATCAAAACCGATATACGAGTTGGCTCAATAACCAAACAAACTTCTTTCTTTTATGAAATACAGGAAAATGAGCTAATTATTTTGTTTTTTTGGGATAACCGGCAAGAACCAATTTTTAACGGCTGA
- a CDS encoding TlpA family protein disulfide reductase — protein sequence MKKSTLVFLFLLTATLCVGQSARPGKPVEAPADILKNMDSFSYYVGDYVNFYEDYITYDDASNIISKERSYQLMLTEKYIPLRLISTDGNIYYQLYKLTPAQQKNYNVAGWVAEAYDSFKREGKKLPDYNFTDLKGNVYNPATTKGKIMVLKTWFVACSTCETQRPAFNHLVKRYKNRKDILFVSLVNDSAAKVIPFLKMKKMDYMVVPGEEEYNSKKLKISGYPTYYIINRDGVIARVVNNPENVDYVLKKLN from the coding sequence ATGAAAAAGTCGACTTTGGTATTTCTATTTTTACTAACTGCAACCCTTTGCGTCGGGCAATCCGCCAGGCCAGGCAAACCGGTTGAAGCACCAGCGGATATTCTGAAAAACATGGACAGCTTTTCGTATTACGTGGGCGATTATGTGAATTTTTACGAAGATTACATTACTTACGATGACGCTTCAAATATCATCAGTAAAGAACGGTCCTACCAACTGATGCTGACCGAAAAGTATATCCCACTCAGGCTGATTTCAACCGATGGCAATATTTATTATCAGCTGTATAAACTAACCCCTGCGCAACAAAAGAATTACAACGTCGCCGGTTGGGTTGCCGAGGCGTATGATTCGTTTAAACGGGAAGGGAAAAAACTACCGGATTACAATTTCACCGATTTGAAGGGTAATGTATACAATCCCGCGACTACCAAAGGCAAAATAATGGTGCTAAAGACCTGGTTCGTTGCCTGCTCCACTTGCGAAACGCAGCGCCCGGCCTTTAATCACCTGGTAAAACGGTATAAAAACCGTAAGGATATTCTTTTTGTGAGCCTGGTAAATGATAGCGCGGCGAAAGTTATTCCTTTTCTTAAAATGAAAAAGATGGACTATATGGTTGTTCCGGGCGAGGAAGAATACAACAGCAAAAAATTAAAGATTTCGGGCTACCCAACCTATTATATTATTAACCGCGACGGAGTTATTGCAAGGGTCGTTAACAATCCCGAAAATGTAGATTATGTACTTAAGAAGCTAAATTAA
- a CDS encoding alpha-L-fucosidase translates to MKISRRKAVKTLALAIPALKFMPGYAFGQTVPAIQDGPFTGTRESLKSYVIPEWFRDAKFGIWAHWGPQSAIEAGDWYARNMYMEDSGQYKHFVTHYGHQSKIGYKDTIPKWKAEKFDADHLVGLYKKAGAKYFMSMGVHHDNFDLWNSKYNHWNSVKMGPKIDIVGEFKKATQKHGLKFGISDHLWISPNWFSTSKGADKDGPYAGIKYDGANPQYASLYGNSPKVYTDLPWNEDGIPESWKKHWFLRIKDLVDQYQPDLLYCDGAIPFEEHGLSMLAHLYNQSAAKNGGIAQSVYTSKRAEDSQVGTCVFDVERGVVDSIWPRPWQTDTCIGDWHYNRDTVGHYKSAKTVVDMLVDIVSRNGNLMLNFPLPASGMLDNDELVTLDGITKWMAVNNEAIYATRPWKIYGISPPAVVPTGTSFNESKRLDLTYNDIRFTTKGKTLYAFFMGWPHNGQLLIKPLAENNAQRTGKIENIELLGYGKVEYSRDNEGLKVNLPSQKPCEHAYALKLSGIDLT, encoded by the coding sequence ATGAAAATATCCAGGAGAAAAGCTGTTAAAACCCTTGCGCTTGCCATACCCGCACTTAAGTTTATGCCTGGCTATGCATTCGGGCAAACTGTCCCTGCTATACAGGACGGCCCTTTTACAGGCACACGGGAGTCATTAAAAAGCTACGTGATACCCGAATGGTTCCGTGATGCCAAGTTTGGGATATGGGCACATTGGGGGCCGCAATCGGCCATAGAGGCAGGCGATTGGTATGCCCGCAATATGTATATGGAAGACAGCGGCCAATACAAGCACTTTGTAACCCATTACGGGCACCAGTCTAAGATCGGCTATAAGGATACCATCCCCAAGTGGAAGGCTGAAAAATTTGATGCCGACCACCTGGTGGGATTATACAAAAAGGCGGGTGCCAAGTATTTCATGTCGATGGGGGTGCACCATGATAATTTTGACTTATGGAACTCAAAATATAACCATTGGAATTCGGTAAAAATGGGTCCGAAGATCGATATCGTCGGTGAGTTTAAAAAGGCGACCCAAAAGCACGGATTAAAATTCGGTATCAGCGACCATCTTTGGATAAGCCCAAACTGGTTCTCGACCAGCAAAGGTGCGGATAAAGACGGCCCTTATGCTGGGATCAAATATGATGGCGCCAACCCGCAATATGCCAGCCTGTACGGCAATTCGCCAAAAGTTTACACCGACCTTCCCTGGAACGAAGACGGGATTCCGGAGAGCTGGAAAAAGCATTGGTTCCTGAGGATCAAAGACCTGGTGGACCAATATCAGCCCGACCTGCTTTATTGCGATGGGGCCATACCTTTTGAAGAACATGGTTTAAGCATGCTGGCCCACCTTTACAATCAAAGCGCGGCAAAAAACGGCGGCATTGCGCAGTCTGTTTATACCAGCAAACGGGCGGAAGATTCGCAGGTGGGCACCTGTGTTTTTGATGTGGAGCGCGGCGTGGTCGATTCTATCTGGCCACGGCCTTGGCAAACCGATACCTGCATAGGCGACTGGCATTACAACCGGGATACGGTGGGTCATTATAAGTCGGCCAAAACGGTGGTGGATATGCTGGTAGATATTGTGAGCCGCAACGGCAACCTGATGCTGAACTTCCCTTTGCCGGCAAGCGGCATGCTGGACAACGACGAGTTGGTTACGCTGGATGGTATAACCAAATGGATGGCCGTAAATAATGAAGCTATTTATGCAACCCGGCCCTGGAAAATATACGGCATCAGCCCGCCGGCTGTAGTACCAACCGGAACCTCGTTCAACGAAAGTAAACGGCTTGACCTTACTTATAATGATATTCGTTTTACCACCAAAGGCAAAACGCTGTATGCCTTTTTTATGGGTTGGCCACACAACGGGCAGTTGCTGATAAAGCCCTTAGCTGAAAATAATGCCCAGCGAACCGGGAAGATCGAGAACATCGAACTATTGGGATACGGGAAAGTTGAATATAGCAGGGATAATGAAGGCTTAAAAGTTAATTTACCATCGCAAAAGCCTTGCGAACACGCGTATGCTTTGAAACTTTCGGGCATCGATCTGACTTAA
- a CDS encoding Dabb family protein, with protein MKTSNRRKFIATAATVVAGTAAATALPLNPAESKYPLIHHVFFWLKNPSSKEDLDKLIAGVKTLAKIETVRELRVGVVAKTEKRDVVDQSWAVSEHMQFSDLAGQLVYQTHPVHLDFIKNCSHLWEKVVVYDAMDV; from the coding sequence ATGAAAACTTCAAACAGGCGTAAATTTATTGCGACTGCAGCAACCGTTGTAGCCGGCACCGCAGCAGCTACAGCTTTGCCGTTGAACCCGGCTGAAAGTAAATATCCTTTGATACACCATGTATTTTTCTGGCTGAAGAACCCATCATCAAAAGAGGACCTGGACAAGTTAATTGCAGGTGTAAAAACTCTTGCCAAAATCGAGACCGTGCGCGAGTTACGGGTGGGCGTTGTAGCCAAAACCGAGAAACGCGATGTAGTGGATCAAAGCTGGGCCGTATCAGAGCATATGCAGTTCAGCGACCTGGCCGGGCAATTGGTTTACCAGACACACCCAGTGCACCTGGATTTTATCAAAAACTGCAGCCACTTGTGGGAAAAAGTTGTTGTATATGATGCGATGGACGTTTAA
- a CDS encoding response regulator transcription factor, protein MKKILIIEDEKDIIDIATLILEDEGYEVSSISEYPGFEEKINDSKADLVLLDLNLQGYHGKDICKYIKGNDDLKQTSVVLMSANRDIKAVQEESGADAYIAKPFDLADFITTVRTNLNLAS, encoded by the coding sequence ATGAAGAAGATCCTGATCATCGAGGATGAAAAAGATATTATCGATATAGCAACGCTCATACTTGAGGACGAAGGATATGAGGTATCGAGCATCAGCGAGTACCCGGGTTTTGAGGAAAAAATAAATGACAGCAAAGCCGACCTTGTATTGCTGGACCTGAACCTGCAGGGATATCACGGCAAGGATATCTGCAAATACATTAAGGGTAATGATGACCTGAAGCAAACCTCAGTTGTGCTGATGTCAGCAAACCGGGATATCAAGGCTGTTCAGGAAGAGTCAGGCGCCGATGCTTATATCGCCAAACCATTTGACCTGGCCGATTTCATCACGACAGTAAGGACCAATCTTAATTTAGCTTCTTAA
- a CDS encoding GntT/GntP/DsdX family permease yields MALLTILFCIILLVLLVSWAKVNPFLAFIIVSVIAGLLLGIPIDKITASVQTGLGKTLGEITIIIILGAMVGKLVATSGAAQKIANILVNLFGVKYIQWALVVVGFIVGIPLFYNTGFVLMVPLIFSVVYKYKLPAVYIGLPMLAALSVTHGFLPPHPSPTALVGMFHANMGTTLMYGLILAVPAIVLAGPVFARTLKKMPSTPLETFRAEELPDDKLPGGFTSFFTALLPVILLMASAIYLNNDHATGGFHKFIAFIGDAPVVMLISIITATFTLGTMQGRSMKDVGVLYVDAIKDIAPILLIIGGSGIFKEVLVDSGVNNVITQSMQNLHLQPLLLGWLLAAIIRISLGSATVAGLTAAGIMSTMVLHDPSINPNLMVLSIGAGSLAFSHVNDGGFWMFKEYFNLSIKDTIKSWSVMESIVSVVGIVGVLILNQFV; encoded by the coding sequence ATGGCCCTGCTCACTATCCTGTTTTGCATCATATTGCTTGTCCTGCTTGTAAGCTGGGCAAAAGTCAATCCATTCCTGGCGTTTATCATTGTCTCCGTTATAGCGGGGTTATTGTTGGGTATTCCGATAGACAAGATAACAGCATCGGTACAAACCGGACTCGGCAAAACGCTGGGTGAGATAACCATTATCATTATCCTGGGTGCTATGGTAGGTAAACTGGTAGCCACCAGCGGCGCCGCGCAAAAGATCGCCAATATACTCGTCAACCTGTTCGGAGTAAAGTACATACAATGGGCGCTTGTGGTAGTGGGTTTCATTGTCGGCATACCGCTGTTTTACAATACTGGTTTCGTGCTGATGGTCCCGCTCATTTTCTCGGTAGTATATAAGTACAAATTGCCCGCAGTTTATATCGGGCTGCCTATGCTGGCTGCCTTGTCGGTTACACACGGGTTTTTGCCGCCTCACCCCTCGCCTACGGCATTGGTAGGCATGTTCCATGCCAATATGGGCACCACTTTGATGTATGGGTTGATCCTGGCTGTCCCCGCTATTGTGTTAGCCGGCCCCGTATTTGCGCGGACCTTAAAAAAAATGCCATCGACCCCTTTGGAAACTTTCAGGGCCGAAGAACTGCCTGATGATAAACTTCCGGGCGGATTCACCAGTTTTTTTACCGCGCTGTTACCGGTTATCCTGCTAATGGCAAGCGCCATATACCTTAACAACGACCACGCCACGGGCGGTTTTCATAAATTTATCGCATTTATCGGCGATGCGCCCGTGGTAATGCTCATTTCCATTATCACCGCTACATTTACGCTGGGTACCATGCAGGGCCGCAGTATGAAAGATGTGGGCGTGTTATATGTCGACGCTATAAAAGACATCGCTCCTATCCTGCTCATCATCGGCGGGTCCGGGATATTTAAAGAGGTATTGGTTGACAGCGGCGTTAATAACGTCATTACGCAATCCATGCAAAACCTGCACCTGCAACCATTGCTTTTGGGCTGGCTGCTTGCGGCTATCATCCGCATTAGTTTGGGCTCGGCAACGGTAGCCGGACTTACTGCTGCAGGTATTATGTCGACCATGGTATTGCACGACCCATCCATCAATCCCAACCTGATGGTATTGTCCATTGGTGCAGGCAGCCTGGCTTTCTCGCACGTCAACGACGGCGGATTCTGGATGTTCAAGGAATATTTCAACCTTTCGATAAAAGACACCATCAAATCCTGGTCGGTAATGGAATCCATCGTGTCGGTGGTAGGAATAGTCGGGGTACTTATATTGAATCAATTCGTATAA
- a CDS encoding DinB family protein translates to MENSALFIKMVLSNWQTQNGRLSALLDKLSDEELAKETAPGRNTGVYLLGHMAAVHDGMLTILGFGDRLYPELDEVFIHNPDRSGLPKPSTPYLRDCWKKVSETLEQHINATQPDEWFKRHNSVSEEDFLKEPHRNKLNIIINRTNHLSTHLGQLNYLSPRS, encoded by the coding sequence ATGGAAAATTCTGCACTATTCATAAAAATGGTATTATCTAACTGGCAAACACAAAACGGACGGCTTAGCGCGCTTCTTGATAAACTGAGTGACGAAGAACTCGCAAAAGAAACGGCCCCCGGGCGGAATACCGGCGTCTATTTACTTGGGCACATGGCAGCGGTACACGATGGTATGTTAACGATATTAGGTTTTGGCGACAGGCTTTACCCCGAACTGGATGAAGTATTTATTCACAATCCTGACAGATCAGGCCTTCCAAAACCTTCCACGCCGTACCTGCGCGATTGCTGGAAAAAAGTAAGCGAAACGCTGGAACAGCATATTAACGCCACGCAACCCGATGAGTGGTTCAAAAGGCACAATTCAGTATCCGAAGAGGATTTTTTGAAAGAGCCTCATCGCAATAAACTGAACATCATTATCAACCGCACCAATCACCTGAGTACGCACCTGGGGCAGCTTAACTACCTGTCGCCGCGATCATAA
- a CDS encoding M20/M25/M40 family metallo-hydrolase produces MKPFSLLFIFAAVLSANAYAQQESLDTAAFRQIRNAEMSNSHIPWIAHNITDVSGPRLTNSPGFLRAANWAAETMKKWGMVNAGLEAWGEYGKGYETTEFSISMSAPYKQMMTGYAIPYSASTNGEIHGQVYPTGFFSLFDPTFVDKHKAELSGKIVMISSQAKRKSDFKQYSTRYADSNLVNMKDFYMVSRKEIETDVKYLTLLSQAMDKMKEAGVLAVVLVDNSNRDGTVAVQSFGGQKKTDHENLPQAEICAEDGLKISRLIASGHPVELTMNLKGKFYTDDLQGHNVIAEIPGTDPKLKAQVVMLGGHLDSWNAGTGATDNGAGCIVMMEAVRLLDSLHLRPKRTIRIALWDGEEQGLYGSYNYVKNHFGNAETGIFKPEQAKVSAYFNLDNGTGKIRGIYAQGNAAVKPIFEQWFKSFYDLDAKTVTLANTGSTDHQSFDWVGIPGFQFIQDPLDYEEKTHHTNMDTYDFLQMDDLKQAAIIVASFVYQAANRPDMLPRKPVVKEKFVFDGL; encoded by the coding sequence ATGAAACCTTTTAGCCTCCTTTTTATCTTCGCGGCTGTGCTGTCTGCAAATGCTTACGCACAGCAGGAAAGCCTGGACACCGCCGCTTTCCGCCAAATACGGAATGCGGAAATGAGCAACTCTCATATCCCATGGATAGCACACAATATAACCGATGTTTCGGGCCCCAGGCTTACCAATTCGCCGGGCTTTTTACGTGCAGCCAACTGGGCCGCGGAAACGATGAAAAAATGGGGCATGGTAAACGCCGGGCTCGAGGCATGGGGCGAATACGGGAAAGGGTATGAAACAACCGAGTTCAGCATTTCGATGAGTGCGCCTTACAAACAAATGATGACAGGCTATGCAATACCGTACAGCGCAAGCACCAACGGCGAAATACACGGGCAGGTATATCCAACCGGTTTTTTCAGCCTTTTCGATCCCACTTTTGTCGATAAACATAAAGCTGAACTGAGCGGCAAGATCGTGATGATAAGCAGCCAGGCTAAACGAAAGAGCGATTTCAAACAGTATTCGACCCGCTACGCAGATAGTAACCTGGTGAACATGAAGGACTTCTACATGGTGTCGCGTAAAGAGATCGAAACGGATGTTAAATACCTTACGCTGCTCTCGCAGGCTATGGATAAGATGAAGGAAGCCGGGGTATTGGCCGTAGTACTCGTTGATAACAGCAACCGCGATGGTACCGTTGCGGTGCAAAGTTTCGGGGGCCAGAAAAAAACCGATCATGAAAATTTACCCCAGGCCGAAATATGCGCCGAGGATGGGCTTAAGATCAGCCGCCTCATCGCTTCGGGGCACCCTGTCGAACTGACTATGAATCTAAAGGGTAAATTTTATACCGACGATCTGCAGGGGCATAACGTAATTGCGGAAATACCCGGTACCGATCCTAAATTAAAAGCGCAGGTGGTTATGCTTGGCGGTCACCTCGATTCGTGGAACGCGGGTACTGGCGCCACCGACAATGGTGCGGGATGTATTGTGATGATGGAAGCTGTTCGCCTGCTCGATTCATTGCACCTTCGCCCGAAACGAACCATCCGCATTGCATTGTGGGATGGCGAGGAACAGGGGCTATATGGGTCGTACAACTACGTAAAGAATCATTTTGGTAATGCCGAAACGGGTATTTTTAAACCCGAGCAGGCAAAAGTATCAGCCTACTTCAATCTCGATAATGGCACGGGAAAAATAAGGGGCATTTACGCACAGGGTAATGCGGCGGTAAAACCCATATTTGAACAATGGTTCAAATCTTTTTATGACCTTGATGCCAAAACCGTAACCCTGGCCAATACCGGTTCTACCGACCACCAGTCATTCGATTGGGTTGGCATACCCGGGTTCCAGTTTATACAGGACCCATTGGATTACGAGGAGAAAACGCACCATACCAACATGGATACCTACGACTTTTTGCAGATGGACGACCTGAAACAGGCCGCTATTATAGTTGCGTCATTCGTTTACCAGGCCGCAAACCGTCCCGATATGCTGCCGCGCAAACCGGTGGTTAAGGAAAAATTCGTATTCGACGGTTTATGA
- a CDS encoding VOC family protein translates to MKKVTGIGGIFFKCNDPKAMNDWYTKNLGLDNKGWGVNFEWRELDSDVQGSTAWSTFPANTKYFEPSDKDFMINYRVEDLAGLVEQLKKDGVTIVDEIQDSEYGKFVHILDPEGNKIELWEPPAE, encoded by the coding sequence ATGAAAAAAGTGACCGGCATCGGCGGCATATTCTTTAAATGCAACGACCCGAAAGCGATGAACGATTGGTATACCAAAAACCTGGGCTTAGACAACAAAGGCTGGGGGGTTAATTTCGAATGGCGCGAGCTGGATAGCGATGTGCAGGGTTCTACCGCCTGGAGCACCTTCCCGGCAAATACGAAATACTTCGAGCCTTCAGATAAGGATTTTATGATCAATTATAGGGTAGAAGATCTCGCGGGCCTGGTAGAACAGCTAAAAAAAGATGGTGTGACCATAGTTGACGAGATACAGGACTCTGAATACGGTAAGTTTGTTCATATCCTCGACCCTGAAGGAAACAAGATTGAGCTTTGGGAGCCGCCGGCAGAGTAA
- the gnd gene encoding phosphogluconate dehydrogenase (NAD(+)-dependent, decarboxylating), which yields MENKTYGIIGLGKMGLNLALNAAEKGYKIIGYDMHTPAGVTQDNLVFADSLQALIHQLTTPRKVFIYIPAGKAVDIVIDQLTPLLEKGDVIIDGGNSYWGDSIRRAEKLKEQGIYLIDCGTSGGTSGARNGACFMIGGEKEAVSQVEGLLKDIAVPNGYTHCGAPGSGHFVKLVHNGVEFGMLQAIGEGMDLLEHYREKLNISEILYTWNHGSVVRSWLIELMKKLYDEKQGFNVPSYVEDTGEVNWLVSDAMRMEVSIPVISQSVMQLIASRDKDHTSPKAIAMMRNGFGGHPFGTDAGIEHERHFGRVGGYEEDKK from the coding sequence ATGGAAAACAAAACATACGGCATCATTGGCCTCGGAAAAATGGGGCTGAACCTGGCCCTCAATGCAGCGGAAAAAGGCTACAAGATAATCGGTTACGATATGCACACCCCGGCAGGCGTAACGCAGGATAACCTGGTATTTGCTGACAGCCTGCAGGCGCTCATCCATCAATTAACAACACCCCGGAAAGTATTTATCTATATACCTGCCGGGAAAGCGGTCGACATCGTTATCGATCAGCTTACTCCCCTGCTGGAAAAAGGCGATGTGATCATCGATGGTGGCAATTCATACTGGGGCGACAGCATCCGTCGTGCTGAAAAGCTAAAAGAACAGGGTATTTACCTTATCGATTGCGGCACCAGCGGCGGAACCAGCGGTGCGCGAAACGGGGCCTGTTTTATGATCGGCGGCGAAAAAGAAGCGGTAAGCCAGGTGGAAGGATTGTTAAAGGACATTGCCGTGCCCAATGGTTACACACATTGCGGCGCACCGGGTTCAGGCCACTTTGTCAAACTGGTACATAATGGCGTGGAATTTGGCATGCTGCAGGCCATAGGTGAAGGGATGGACCTGCTGGAACACTACCGTGAGAAACTGAACATCAGCGAAATATTATATACCTGGAACCACGGTTCGGTGGTGCGCAGCTGGCTCATCGAGTTAATGAAAAAGCTGTATGATGAAAAGCAGGGCTTCAATGTGCCATCGTACGTGGAGGATACCGGCGAAGTGAACTGGCTGGTTAGCGATGCGATGCGGATGGAAGTTTCGATACCGGTAATTTCACAATCAGTTATGCAATTGATCGCTTCGCGCGATAAGGACCATACATCGCCCAAAGCCATCGCCATGATGCGTAATGGTTTTGGTGGCCATCCGTTCGGTACCGATGCCGGTATTGAACACGAAAGGCATTTCGGGCGCGTAGGCGGGTACGAAGAAGATAAAAAATAA